In the Paludisphaera rhizosphaerae genome, one interval contains:
- a CDS encoding response regulator, translated as MAEKPRVLVIEREASHGEAILDKLGDDVDVVSVRSISKALALLRDGRFAGVYVDASQLAAARWVGMIIQAEEILDAIADGVAVVDPDLRIIWANPEFLSFTMDASHVVGERFYQVLVEADILGPEPCPFTTSVASRQPSSTVVKIRNNRYLRVTVTPVFDAKQILTHLIALTREITDETQQQLKVNAIAQAGDELADLTPEELSSMGVEERTDLLKFNIARHMKDLMGLDYIEIRLLDRASGRLVPLLTEGMTPLAATRELSAAKEGQGVTGLVAATGQSYLCPDTTKDPYYLEGAENARSSLTVPLVYHGNVIGTLNVESGQPDAFDDRDRQFLEIYGRNVASALNTLELLQAEKASTANASVQAISREVALPLDDVITDAVTVLDRYAGHDEDVIARLRHLLYRAREIREIIQKMGTTLAPAPAAGRPAVQPAARLAGARLLVVDADESIRRSAHQLLGMQGAVVETARDAREAVALARQESYSATLADIRLPDMDGYAIFKRLREVRPDTPVILMTGFGYDPTHSIVKARQEGLQTVLYKPFRSDRLMEAVEQALHIQTNNNNNNNSAEGRNSTEPAADGHTPAAT; from the coding sequence GTGGCCGAGAAGCCTCGCGTACTAGTCATCGAACGGGAAGCGTCGCACGGCGAGGCCATCCTCGACAAGCTGGGGGACGACGTCGACGTCGTCTCCGTCCGTTCGATCTCCAAGGCGCTGGCGTTGCTTCGCGACGGCCGCTTCGCCGGCGTTTACGTCGACGCCTCGCAGCTCGCCGCGGCGCGTTGGGTCGGGATGATCATTCAGGCCGAGGAGATCCTGGACGCCATCGCCGATGGTGTGGCGGTGGTCGACCCGGACCTGCGGATCATCTGGGCGAACCCGGAGTTCCTCTCGTTCACCATGGATGCGTCGCACGTGGTGGGCGAACGGTTTTACCAGGTGCTGGTCGAGGCGGACATCCTCGGACCGGAGCCCTGCCCGTTCACGACCTCAGTCGCCTCGCGTCAGCCTTCGAGCACGGTCGTCAAGATCCGGAACAACCGCTACCTGCGGGTGACCGTCACCCCCGTTTTCGACGCGAAACAGATCCTCACCCACCTGATCGCCCTGACCCGCGAGATCACCGACGAGACCCAGCAACAGTTGAAGGTCAACGCCATCGCTCAGGCCGGCGACGAACTGGCCGACCTCACCCCCGAGGAACTCTCCTCGATGGGAGTCGAGGAGCGGACGGACCTCCTGAAGTTCAACATCGCGCGGCACATGAAGGACCTGATGGGGCTCGATTACATCGAGATCCGCCTGCTCGACCGCGCCAGCGGCCGGCTCGTGCCGCTGCTGACCGAGGGGATGACTCCGCTGGCCGCGACTCGGGAACTTTCGGCGGCCAAGGAAGGGCAGGGAGTGACCGGCCTCGTGGCGGCCACCGGCCAGAGCTACCTCTGTCCGGACACGACCAAGGACCCGTACTATCTGGAGGGCGCTGAAAACGCCCGAAGCTCGTTGACCGTCCCGCTCGTTTATCACGGCAACGTCATCGGCACCCTGAACGTCGAGAGCGGCCAGCCCGACGCCTTCGACGACCGCGACCGCCAGTTTCTGGAAATCTACGGCCGGAACGTCGCCTCCGCGCTCAATACGCTGGAGTTGCTCCAGGCCGAAAAGGCGAGCACCGCGAACGCCTCTGTCCAGGCGATCAGCCGGGAGGTCGCCCTGCCGCTCGACGATGTCATCACCGACGCCGTCACCGTCCTGGACCGCTACGCCGGCCACGACGAGGACGTCATCGCGCGGCTGCGACACCTCCTCTACCGAGCCCGCGAGATCCGCGAGATCATCCAGAAGATGGGGACGACCCTCGCCCCCGCGCCGGCGGCGGGAAGGCCCGCCGTCCAACCCGCCGCCCGCCTGGCCGGCGCCCGGCTGCTGGTGGTCGACGCCGACGAGTCGATCAGGCGCTCGGCCCACCAACTCCTCGGCATGCAGGGCGCCGTCGTCGAGACCGCCCGCGACGCTCGGGAGGCCGTCGCCCTGGCCCGTCAGGAGTCGTACTCCGCGACCCTCGCCGACATCCGCCTCCCCGACATGGACGGCTACGCCATCTTCAAGCGGCTTCGGGAAGTCCGCCCCGACACCCCCGTCATCCTGATGACCGGCTTCGGCTACGATCCGACCCACTCGATCGTCAAAGCCCGGCAGGAGGGTTTGCAGACGGTCCTTTACAAGCCTTTCCGGTCCGACCGGCTGATGGAGGCCGTCGAGCAGGCCCTGCACATCCAGACAAATAACAATAACAACAACAATTCAGCCGAGGGCCGGAACTCGACGGAGCCGGCCGCCGACGGTCATACTCCTGCGGCGACCTGA
- a CDS encoding hydrolase, which produces MRLTQRLTARQGALLVIDVQEKLVSAVHDGPKVVSAAVRLIKGARLLGVPVQATEQYPKGLGPTVTPIAELLPERPSKLSFACCSVPQVLEQLYGRQVRHVTLTGLEAHVCVAQTALDLLDLGFRVQVPADAVASRNPFDRDVALRRLEAAGATISTTEAVLFEWCETADRPEFKAISGLVKEPI; this is translated from the coding sequence ATGCGCCTCACCCAACGCCTGACCGCCCGCCAGGGGGCTTTGCTCGTCATCGACGTCCAGGAGAAGCTTGTCTCCGCGGTTCACGACGGCCCGAAGGTCGTTTCGGCGGCCGTCCGTCTGATCAAGGGAGCGAGGCTGCTGGGCGTCCCCGTCCAGGCGACCGAACAGTACCCGAAGGGCCTCGGCCCGACCGTCACGCCGATCGCCGAACTCCTCCCCGAACGGCCCAGCAAACTGTCGTTCGCCTGCTGCTCCGTCCCGCAGGTTCTGGAACAGCTCTACGGCCGCCAGGTGCGGCACGTGACCCTGACCGGCCTGGAGGCCCACGTCTGCGTGGCTCAGACCGCGCTCGACCTTCTCGACCTGGGCTTCCGCGTCCAGGTCCCCGCCGACGCCGTCGCCTCGCGGAACCCCTTCGACCGCGACGTCGCCCTCCGCCGCCTGGAAGCCGCCGGCGCGACCATTTCCACCACCGAAGCCGTCCTCTTCGAATGGTGCGAGACCGCCGACCGCCCCGAATTCAAGGCGATCAGCGGTCTCGTCAAGGAACCGATCTAA